One Brassica napus cultivar Da-Ae chromosome C2, Da-Ae, whole genome shotgun sequence DNA window includes the following coding sequences:
- the LOC106404899 gene encoding Gibberellin 2-beta-dioxygenase 1-like (The RefSeq protein has 4 substitutions compared to this genomic sequence) yields the protein MAVLSKPAAEPKFGFSPIPVIDISDPESKQAIVKACEDFGFFKVINHGVSSELVSVLEQEAVKFFSLPKSEKTQLAGYPFGYGSREIGRNGDVGWVEYLLMNANLDFGSVPFPGIFRNALSEYTTSVKKMTCHVLEMITDGLGIKQRDTLSKLVSDSNTDSMFRLNHYPPCPLINKNTNGGKNVIGFGEHTDPQIISVLRSNNTSGLQICLTDTSWISVPSDPSSFFFNVCDSLQVLTNGRFKSVKHRVLANSRKSRVSMIYFAGPSLTQRIAPLTCLIDNEEESLYEEFTWSEYKNSADNSRLSDNTVNKFKKEPVNDS from the exons ATGGCAGTCTTGTCTAAACCAGCAGCAGAACCAAAATTCGGGTTTTCTCCAATCCCGGTTATAGATATCTCTGACCCAGAATCCAAACAGGCCATCGTCAAAGCCTGTGAAGACTTTGGGTTCTTCAAGGTGATCAACCATGGCGTTTCCTCTGAACTAGTCTCTGTTTTGGAACAAGAGGCCGTCAAGTTCTTCTCATTGCCCAAGTCCGAGAAAACCCAACTCGCAGGTTATCCGTTTGGATATGGGAGCAGAGAGATTGGTCGGAATGGTGACGTGGGTTGGGTTGAGTACTTGCTGATGAATGCTAATCTTGACTTTGGTTCGGTTCCATTCCCAGGAATCTTCAG AAACGCATTGTCAGAGTACACAACATCAGTAAAGAAAATGACATGCCATGTTTTGGAGATGATTACTGATGGGTTAGGGATCAAACAGAGGGACACACTTAGCAAGCTTGTGTCTGATTCAAACACTGATTCGATGTTCAGACTTAATCACTATCCACCATGCCCTCTTATCAACAAAAACACCAATGGTGGCAAGAATGTGATCGGTTTTGGCGAGCACACAGATCCTCAGATCATCTCTGTCTTAAGATCTAACAACACTTCTGGTCTACAAATCTGTCTTACTGACACCTCCTGGATCTCTGTCCCTTCTGATccttcctccttcttctttaaCGTCTGTGACTCTCTCCAG GTGTTGACAAATGGGAGGTTCAAGAGTGTGAAGCATAGAGTTTTAGCAAACAGCAGGAAATCTAGGGTTTCCATGATTTACTTCGCTGGACCTTCGTTGACACAGAGAATTGCTCCGTTGACTTGTCTTATAGACAATGAAGAAGAGAGTTTGTACGAAGAGTTCACTTGGTCTGAGTATAAAAACTCTGCCGACAACTCTAGATTGTCTGATAATAGGCTTCAACAATTCAAAAAGGAACCTGTAAACGATTCTTAA